A window from Vigna angularis cultivar LongXiaoDou No.4 chromosome 7, ASM1680809v1, whole genome shotgun sequence encodes these proteins:
- the LOC108336709 gene encoding uncharacterized protein LOC108336709: MDELSTNGSLLTGNETIYMFNVCRKLAIAMMHCCSLKYHLPIQHQSCCYVDALVACLSNKRNFSSNASVLVFRETKPCFKKPSRKLHALGDMLKYSSVETYSVLQASCLQHWFKNWQAHRRNKLTASTFAAAIGFWRRQRVQLWLEKIGAIEPFSGNLATCWSNIKEEEALERYKLITGNTVLFPEFQVYDSHPQDSWLAASPDGVIDSLVHELPSRGVLEIKCPYFNGDLSKAFPWSRIPIHYIPQAQGLMEILGRDWMDFYVWTPNGSSLFRLHRDAEYWDVMEIALYDFWWKHVHPARELYSSNVLRSPLFQLRTVRPAPRHELCRDIVYKSKHIAANSKLLMREIHGKLIN; encoded by the exons ATGGATGAGCTTTCTACTAATGGCTCTTTGCTAACTGGGAATGAAACCATATACATGTTCAATGTTTGTAGAAAACTTGCCATTGCCATGATGCACTGTTGTTCTCTTAAATACCATTTACCCATTCA GCACCAAAGTTGCTGTTATGTGGATGCACTTGTTGCATGTCTAAGTAATAAGAGAAACTTTAGTAGTAATGCTTCTGTGCTGGTTTTTAGAGAAACTAAGCCTTGCTTCAAAAAACCTTCTAGAAAATTGCACGCACTTGGTGATATGTTAAAATACAGTTCTGTTGAAACTTATTCAGTCCTTCAAGCTAGCTGCCTTCAACATTGGTTTAAAAACTGGCAAGCACATAGGAGAAACAAATTGACAGCTAGCACTTTTGCTGCTGCTATTGGGTTTTGGCGTCGACAAAGGGTCCAGCTGTGGTTAGAGAAGATTGGTGCTATTGAACCTTTCTCTGGAAACCTTGCCACCTGTTGGAGCAATATCAAAGAGGAGGAAGCACTTGAAAGATACAAACTGATAACTGGAAATACAGTGTTGTTTCCTGAATTTCAGGTATATGATTCACACCCACAAGACAGCTGGCTTGCTGCTTCACCAGATGGTGTAATCGACAGTCTAGTGCATGAATTGCCTTCTCGTGGAGTACTGGAGATAAAGTGTCCATATTTCAATGGGGACTTAAGTAAAGCTTTCCCCTGGTCTCGAATTCCAATTCACTATATTCCTCAAGCTCAGGGTTTAATGGAGATTCTAGGAAGGGATTGGATGGATTTTTATGTTTGGACTCCTAATGGTAGTAGTCTATTCAGGTTACATCGTGATGCTGAGTATTGGGATGTAATGGAAATAGCACTGTATGATTTCTGGTGGAAGCATGTCCATCCAGCGAGAGAGTTGTATAGTAGTAATGTATTAAGAAGTCCCCTTTTTCAATTAAGAACAGTGAGGCCAGCTCCTAGGCATGAATTATGTAGAGATATTGTTTATAAAAGCAAACACATTGCTGCTAATTCTAAGTTGTTGATGCGGGAGATACATGGGAAATTGATAAATTGA
- the LOC108338353 gene encoding uncharacterized protein LOC108338353 isoform X2, protein MEDSEQRKKRLREMRMQADHADVSGAVEGSAMPDPMSAFSSNKRNNTSIQAAPDSFPPNVGPSPMAQYSSPHPESTNPRMTLPPFQVSAPAYGNLDFSGPRGPAHDNFLFHPSSVGRHPYPRFEPSGGPLYNSTQGITHRASYSPNPSPGYRNSPGPSYSPNPSPGYSNSHRPSYSPNPSPGYSNSPRPSYSSNPSPGYSNSHRPSYSPNPSPGYSNSPRPSYSPNPSPGYRSNPRPGQGRGRGVWHNPGSSVSGRGSGRGPNFHGHLSNENPGPGPNRFYKSSMVEDPWNHLEPKIWEAIDGSLHSSRIPEKVKPWISKSKSTIGEGSSAASVKFRSEPSLAEYLATAFNEAANDAENV, encoded by the exons ATGGAGGATTCAGAGCAGAGGAAGAAAAGGCTGAGAGAAATGCGCATGCAAGCTGATCATGCTGATGTTTCTGGTGCTGTGGAAGGTTCTGCTATGCCCG ATCCGATGAGTGCCTTCTCTTCTAACAAAAGGAACAATACCAGTATCCAGGCTGCACCGGATAGTTTCCCTCCAAATGTTGGTCCCTCTCCTATGGCACAATATTCATCCCCACATCCAG AATCAACAAATCCACGGATGACTCTGCCTCCTTTTCAAGTATCAGCACCAGCATATGGAAACCTGGATTTTAGTGGACCTAGAGGCCCTGCTCACGATAACTTCCTATTCCATCCATCAAGTGTTGGTAGACATCCATATCCTAGATTCGAACCATCAGGTGGTCCATTATATAACTCTACACAGGGCATAACTCACCGGGCCAGTTACAGTCCTAATCCTTCTCCAGGATACAGGAATAGTCCTGGGCCCAGTTACAGTCCCAATCCTTCTCCAGGATACAGCAACAGTCATAGGCCCAGTTACAGTCCCAATCCTTCTCCAGGGTACAGCAACAGTCCTAGGCCCAGTTACAGTTCCAATCCTTCTCCAGGATACAGCAACAGTCATAGGCCCAGTTACAGTCCCAATCCTTCTCCAGGATACAGCAACAGTCCTAGGCCCAGTTACAGTCCCAATCCTTCTCCGGGATACAGGAGCAATCCTAGGCCTGGTCAAGGGCGAGGCAGGGGTGTATGGCACAACCCTGGTAGCTCTGTTTCAGGACGGGGTAGTGGACGAGGACCTAATTTTCATGGTCATTTGTCCAACGAAAACCCAGGTCCTGGTCCCAATCGATTTTACAAGAGCTCCATGGTTGAAGATCCATGGAACCATTTAGAGCCTAAGATATGGGAAGCAATTGATGGTTCTTTACATTCTTCACGAATACCTGAGAAAGTAAAACCctggatttcaaaatcaaaGAGTACAATAGGAGAGGGATCATCTGCTGCATCTGTCAAGTTCCGTTCTGAACCAAGCCTTGCTGAGTACTTGGCCACTGCATTCAATGAAGCTGCCAACGATGCAGAAAATGTATGA
- the LOC108338353 gene encoding protein SICKLE isoform X1, which yields MEDSEQRKKRLREMRMQADHADVSGAVEGSAMPGSLSNPLIEAPLIMPSWDKSNAAPRFDFYTDPMSAFSSNKRNNTSIQAAPDSFPPNVGPSPMAQYSSPHPESTNPRMTLPPFQVSAPAYGNLDFSGPRGPAHDNFLFHPSSVGRHPYPRFEPSGGPLYNSTQGITHRASYSPNPSPGYRNSPGPSYSPNPSPGYSNSHRPSYSPNPSPGYSNSPRPSYSSNPSPGYSNSHRPSYSPNPSPGYSNSPRPSYSPNPSPGYRSNPRPGQGRGRGVWHNPGSSVSGRGSGRGPNFHGHLSNENPGPGPNRFYKSSMVEDPWNHLEPKIWEAIDGSLHSSRIPEKVKPWISKSKSTIGEGSSAASVKFRSEPSLAEYLATAFNEAANDAENV from the exons ATGGAGGATTCAGAGCAGAGGAAGAAAAGGCTGAGAGAAATGCGCATGCAAGCTGATCATGCTGATGTTTCTGGTGCTGTGGAAGGTTCTGCTATGCCCGGTTCTCTCTCAAATCCCTTGATTGAAGCTCCTTTAATTATGCCATCATGGGATAAATCGAATGCTGCTCCAAGGTTTGACTTTTATACAGATCCGATGAGTGCCTTCTCTTCTAACAAAAGGAACAATACCAGTATCCAGGCTGCACCGGATAGTTTCCCTCCAAATGTTGGTCCCTCTCCTATGGCACAATATTCATCCCCACATCCAG AATCAACAAATCCACGGATGACTCTGCCTCCTTTTCAAGTATCAGCACCAGCATATGGAAACCTGGATTTTAGTGGACCTAGAGGCCCTGCTCACGATAACTTCCTATTCCATCCATCAAGTGTTGGTAGACATCCATATCCTAGATTCGAACCATCAGGTGGTCCATTATATAACTCTACACAGGGCATAACTCACCGGGCCAGTTACAGTCCTAATCCTTCTCCAGGATACAGGAATAGTCCTGGGCCCAGTTACAGTCCCAATCCTTCTCCAGGATACAGCAACAGTCATAGGCCCAGTTACAGTCCCAATCCTTCTCCAGGGTACAGCAACAGTCCTAGGCCCAGTTACAGTTCCAATCCTTCTCCAGGATACAGCAACAGTCATAGGCCCAGTTACAGTCCCAATCCTTCTCCAGGATACAGCAACAGTCCTAGGCCCAGTTACAGTCCCAATCCTTCTCCGGGATACAGGAGCAATCCTAGGCCTGGTCAAGGGCGAGGCAGGGGTGTATGGCACAACCCTGGTAGCTCTGTTTCAGGACGGGGTAGTGGACGAGGACCTAATTTTCATGGTCATTTGTCCAACGAAAACCCAGGTCCTGGTCCCAATCGATTTTACAAGAGCTCCATGGTTGAAGATCCATGGAACCATTTAGAGCCTAAGATATGGGAAGCAATTGATGGTTCTTTACATTCTTCACGAATACCTGAGAAAGTAAAACCctggatttcaaaatcaaaGAGTACAATAGGAGAGGGATCATCTGCTGCATCTGTCAAGTTCCGTTCTGAACCAAGCCTTGCTGAGTACTTGGCCACTGCATTCAATGAAGCTGCCAACGATGCAGAAAATGTATGA